The stretch of DNA TTTGAGACTTTCTCCCCAACCTTATTCCAGTAAACTGGATCTAGTGTGTAGTGAACCGTTACGGTGCTATTTTTTAACAACACTTGCTCGTCTTTATACTGCTCACCTTCTTTAGCTAGAGAGAGAGCTTGGTTATAAGCTTCAGAACCTATGGCATATTGGGCATAACATTTTATCAGCGCACAACTAGCCGCATCAAGCTTATGTTGATCATGCCCATCTTTAACCAGTTTATCAACAATTCGCTCTTCAACTACAGTTGCCAAACGGTTATTCTCAACGGCATTCTTACTACCTGCAACCGCGGTACCAACATCACCAATATTACCGCCACTTCCTGCGGCAACAGCTAAACCACTGGCTAATTGAGCTAAAGCGCTGATGTTTTCTTTTTCAGCTTGCGTTAAATCGCTTGGATCTCGACCATCATACAGGGTTTTACGAATATAATCAGCTGCCGCTTCACCCGAAACAGCACCAATACCGCCCGCTAATGCTGAGTTACCTTGCGCTGCAGCAACTGCGGCGCCTAAAATGGCATGAGCAATTAGATTAGCTGCTTTATCATCAGTCTTCCAATCTTTGGCCGCCTCATCATAATGACCGGTTTGCTTTTTAATTTGCTCAGCCAAATAAGGCGCACTGGCGCCTGCAAGGCCGCCGGTAATATCACCACTAATAATGCCGATAACAATGGCACTGGCTGCATCAAGCCCTTTACTAAAGCCATCGCCCATACTACCAATGCCATTTTTCTGCACCAGTTGATTGACCGTATAATTATAAATCGCTTCTGGTGTCGCTTTAATGCCTTGTCGATTTAAGGCTTCGATAGCTTCGTCTTTTTGTTTATCACTTACGCCACCTTGCGCTTTCAGTTCAAGCTGCGCCTCTATTTTACTGTATTTTTGCCCTAAGTTTTTACCTTGTACAACAATGTCCCGAACTAAATCGATGGCATCCATGCGGTCTTGTTCTTTTTGTTTATCAAAGATTTGACCTAATGGATTATTGGCGTTTTCAGTGTTACGGCTTAACTCATCAACATTTTGCTTTTGTTCGTCTTGATTACGCACAATTAACGTGCCGTCTTCTACCGCCGATTTAGTCGTACTTGAAGCGCTATCACTGTTGTGATAAATCGATGGCATACCGGCTGTCGGTGATGCGCCGCTAGTACCAATACTGATTGATACATGGCTGACATCAAAGTCGGCTTTGTTTTCAATATCACTAAAGCT from Orbaceae bacterium lpD04 encodes:
- a CDS encoding VENN motif pre-toxin domain-containing protein, yielding MSNNYLATAIQAIEDLQLKNNKGDTQALIGAQLKGDSVKLDVGNNLNIESLQDSDNYDYDKITASVNGSFGTGFSGNLALSQTKMDSNWASVTDQSGIFAGKNGFDVTVGNNTDLKGAVIASTAEDKSNNKLDTGTISFSDIENKADFDVSHVSISIGTSGASPTAGMPSIYHNSDSASSTTKSAVEDGTLIVRNQDEQKQNVDELSRNTENANNPLGQIFDKQKEQDRMDAIDLVRDIVVQGKNLGQKYSKIEAQLELKAQGGVSDKQKDEAIEALNRQGIKATPEAIYNYTVNQLVQKNGIGSMGDGFSKGLDAASAIVIGIISGDITGGLAGASAPYLAEQIKKQTGHYDEAAKDWKTDDKAANLIAHAILGAAVAAAQGNSALAGGIGAVSGEAAADYIRKTLYDGRDPSDLTQAEKENISALAQLASGLAVAAGSGGNIGDVGTAVAGSKNAVENNRLATVVEERIVDKLVKDGHDQHKLDAASCALIKCYAQYAIGSEAYNQALSLAKEGEQYKDEQVLLKNSTVTVHYTLDPVYWNKVGEKVSKEEGGFGYSQKDQIADGQQSTDEFKINYIAKELGVDPGVVRLTETGFNLMGQAGSLYYAGKLTKPGGMLSDDPYLAKAEKGGTLNIGAGNKPIEGTYNISNPDYLMGKGVYAGNANDLSKIATGSQKTIIMENPYGFKPFNDEILRVLDNNGTIIIKGSWNNPSMKNLEKIAESKGFTLSEKNIISSKGYSQSDGMQIKNETITEYIFNKK